A stretch of Miscanthus floridulus cultivar M001 chromosome 13, ASM1932011v1, whole genome shotgun sequence DNA encodes these proteins:
- the LOC136500447 gene encoding serine/arginine-rich splicing factor SC35-like — MSHFGRSGPPDIRDTFSLLVLNISFRTTADDLFPLFERYGKVVDVFIPRDRRNGDSRGFAFVRYKYADEAQKAIDRLDGRNVDGRNIMVQFAKYGPNAEPIQKGRVKEGVEKSQDRSRSRSPRPRHRDRDHRKRSRSRSRSRERHGRDRDRDYRRRSRSRSRSPSSSPDHKSRHRGRDDGKRKSRSKSRSKSRSRSKSRSRSRSRSRSYHSASPARRSASPHKSPPPRRSPTPEKHTNGKDSPLSRSVSPSPKRASSHSPGSDGKVRLE, encoded by the exons ATGTCGCACTTCGGGAGGTCGGGTCCGCCGGACATCCGCGACACCTTCTCGCTCCTCGTCCTCAACATCAGCTTCC GCACCACGGCCGACGACCTCTTCCCGCTCTTCGAGCGCTACGGCAAGGTCGTCGACGTCTTCATCCCGAGGGACCGGAG GAACGGGGACTCGAGGGGTTTCGCGTTCGTGCGGTACAAGTACGCCGACGAGGCGCAGAAGGCTATAGATCGGCTCGATG GCCGTAATGTGGATGGGAGGAACATCATGGTGCAGTTTGCAAAGTACGGCCCCAATGCTGAGCCAAT CCAAAAAGGAAGGGTCAAAGAGGGGGTTGAGAAATCACAAGACAGGTCAAGAAGCCGTAGTCCAAGGCCAAG GCACAGAGACAGAGATCATAGAAAGCGAAGTCGCAGCAGGAGCAGGAGTAGAGAAAGGCATGGCCGTGATAGAGATAGGGACTATCGTCGTCGGAGCAGAAGTAGAAGCCGAAGTCCGAGTTCAAGCCCTGACCACAAAAGTCGTCATAGAGGAAGAGATGATGGCAAGCGCAAGAGCAGGAGTAAGAGTAGAAGcaagagcaggagcaggagcaagaGTAGGAGCAGAAGCAGGAGTAGAAGCCGCTCATACCATAG TGCTTCACCTGCCCGGCGTAGTGCTAGCCCTCACAAGAGCCCACCGCCACGGAGGAGCCCCACTCCTGAAAAGCATACCAATGGAAAAGATTCACCTCTGTCACGTAGTGTTTCTCCATCACCAAAGCGTGCAAGCTCCCACAGCCCAGGCAGCGATGGCAAGGTTAGATTG GAATGA